Proteins encoded by one window of Amaranthus tricolor cultivar Red isolate AtriRed21 chromosome 4, ASM2621246v1, whole genome shotgun sequence:
- the LOC130810278 gene encoding F-box protein SKIP23-like, whose product MDEQLHPQSNWSEIPQDILLKISKSLKIYSDYIHLRVVCRHWHTILPSKPPKTLPCQLPWLLLPPSNPATGNSHRTFYNILTNKLYSLSVLKSSYPRRILGSSHGYLIISSGTPEIFCLNPLTNSKVLLPSLSSLPGVVSFSFSNLGREYLIQDQFTHQIYFLDLQQMRDDFIRKLVLSSPPRGGSQSQSRPESPTLVFAIVTSFLTKTTELVFCTTLDDKWNWVPVSDFTAEDVIYCESNGLFYAVNKNGDIGSFKISVGGICEVVSIWKSVDLMGGDLKYLVLIDDELILLTRNLGSEADLITYCELYKTVGFKVFRFSKDGVGRVRWMPVPNIEDWMVFVGESSSVALLASDFRGCRGNRIYFTDDHSKCNDVGVFDIGEKCTEALSCFPDDVILPLYWQSPIWITPNPH is encoded by the coding sequence ATGGATGAACAGTTACATCCTCAATCAAATTGGTCAGAAATCCCACAAGATATTCTCCTTAAAATCTCTAAATCACTCAAAATCTACTCAGATTATATCCATCTTAGAGTAGTTTGCCGCCATTGGCACACAATTCTACCTTCAAAACCGCCTAAAACTCTCCCATGTCAACTCCCAtggcttcttcttcctccttcaaaTCCCGCCACCGGAAACTCTCATAGAACCTTCTACAACATTCTTACTAACAAACTCTACTCCTTATCAGTTCTAAAATCTTCTTACCCACGTCGAATTCTTGGATCCTCACATGGGTATCTAATCATCTCTTCTGGTACACCAGAAATATTCTGTTTAAACCCTCTTACAAATTCTAAAGTTCTTCTCCCATCACTTTCATCTCTTCCTGGTGTTGTTTCCTTTAGTTTTTCAAACTTAGGAAGAGAATACTTGATTCAAGATCAGTTTACTCATCAAATTTACTTTCTTGATTTGCAGCAAATGagagatgatttcataagaaaACTTGTCCTTTCTTCTCCTCCAAGAGGTGggtcccaatcccaatcccgaccCGAATCTCCTACATTGGTGTTTGCCATAGTAACTTCCTTTCTTACAAAAACAACTGAATTGGTTTTCTGTACTACCTTAGATGATAAATGGAATTGGGTTCCTGTTTCAGATTTTACTGCAGAAGATGTGATTTACTGTGAGTCTAATGGGTTATTTTATGCTGTTAATAAGAATGGTGATATTGGGAGTTTTAAGATTAGTGTTGGTGGAATTTGTGAAGTAGTATCAATTTGGAAAAGTGTGGATTTGATGGGTGGTGATCTCAAGTATTTGGTGTTgattgatgatgaattgattttgTTGACTCGAAATTTGGGGTCGGAAGCTGATCTGATAACGTACTGTGAGCTGTATAAGACAGTTGGGTTCAAAGTGTTTCGGTTTTCCAAGGATGGAGTTGGTCGGGTGCGTTGGATGCCAGTGCCGAATATTGAGGATTGGATGGTGTTTGTTGGGGAGAGTTCATCAGTGGCATTATTGGCATCGGATTTTCGTGGGTGTAGAGGGAATCGTATCTACTTCACAGATGATCATTCTAAGTGTAATGATGTTGGGGTGTTTGATATAGGAGAGAAATGCACCGAGGCATTATCTTGTTTTCCAGATGATGTAATTTTGCCTTTGTATTGGCAGTCACCCATATGGATTACTCCTAATCCTCACTAG
- the LOC130810279 gene encoding 54S ribosomal protein L37, mitochondrial-like yields MALNNIRSLRTLMSSMGSMRVIGSRTYAAGKAKKAAKGGAASDAPKVSSLSKEVKATTVVGANIFKDGTDPKIRPDAEYPDWLWHLLDKRPALSELQRQDPEALALEDLKRYVKLDNRVRIKENNSVRAKN; encoded by the coding sequence ATGGCATTGAATAATATTAGGTCGTTGAGAACTCTTATGAGTTCAATGGGGTCAATGCGGGTCATTGGCTCAAGGACATATGCTGCTGGGAAAGCAAAAAAAGCGGCTAAAGGAGGTGCAGCTTCTGATGCTCCGAAGGTTTCATCTCTTAGCAAAGAAGTTAAGGCCACCACTGTAGTGGGAGCCAACATATTTAAAGATGGCACCGATCCTAAGATACGACCAGATGCCGAATACCCAGATTGGCTCTGGCACCTCCTTGATAAGAGGCCGGCATTGAGTGAGCTGCAACGGCAAGATCCTGAAGCTCTCGCTTTGGAAGATCTTAAACGCTATGTAAAGCTGGATAACCGAGTTAGAATCAAGGAAAATAACTCAGTTAGGGCCAAGAACTAG